The region cttcagactcatcaacctgtctgatactcttttcacctcttgaacattcctcacaaactcctctttcaggataactcctactccgtttctcttcctatctgactcatggtagaacaacttgaaccctgctcctaagcttctagccttgctacctttccacctggtctcctggacacacagtatgtccacctttcttctctgcatcatgtcaatcaactctctagccttccctgtcatagtcccaacattcaaagtccctactgtcagtcctacattcttagcgttcctcttctctctctgcctacgaacacaccttcctcctctccttcttcgtcttcgaccaacagtagtccaatttccaccggtaacagcaccggtggcagtctttgttaacccgggccctgaccgatccggtatggaagccATTGTCacgatttgcatttttaatttggcatgtgttttacgtcggatgcccttcctgacacaaccctctgcatttatccagacttgggactggcacaagaagacactggcttgtgcccccttgcggttgcattaaCAAGTAGTATGTGGCAATTTTGGATTTAATAAGCACAGCTATGCATCTGAACAGACagcttaaaacaaaaacataccgAGTCAACATGACATGACAAATAATTCAGTGCACAAGAGTTGGCATATAAGACAATTCCTTAACTCAACATCAAGTTCTTTAATATAGTGGGAGACAACGTTTTTCCACATATTGTTGAAAAACTGTGTTCACTGTGCGCCTCTTCTTACTtggcctgcctgtctctgttgAGTCACTGCATTTTTTACAAATGTCCAAAAACTTGTTTCACTGCGGATATTGTCAGTGCAGTCAAAAATGGTATTAACAAGGTATACAGGAGTATACAGATCCATATCTTCTCACTTGAGCAGCCACTTTGGTGGGTTGAGGAATGACAGAATCTTGTGCACAATGTACGCAGTGAACTTGAAGCTAGGTTCGGACGTGGTCCGTAGCAGACCCGCTGCTAAGCTCTCTGGTGTATGATAAGTTTATGGTATCTGTGTCAGTCGTAAGGAAATGAAATAAGACAATTTGTCCAAAGGAGAGCCCAGTGTCTGGGAAGCGTCTCACCTTGATGTAGTGGTGGGTGCTGATGGACCACCTTTATGAGGTACATGCATTTGAGTGCTTTCATTGTGTATTTTGTATTCTGTAGATCTAATGTTGCATATCTGTATGTGCGTCGTAGAGCTCCTTGAGCATTGCTGTACGAGGGTAGTTGGGGGAATCCGACCAGGGATCTGCAGTATAGCTGATgggttttaaatatattttctttttggtttgtttctgtTGTGAGGAGTAGTTGTATAGGATTAattaggtttttgttttgtcttgtttgcaGCTAGTGAGCCACTGCCTTGGTGGTCTTTTTACTcaacaaaataacagttttgTATAATAAAGATTGGTATTATTAATTTAACGCTGTTTCCTAGTTGTATATCCCTTAATGGCATTCAAACCTGCTGTCTGTGGCTAGTGGGTGCCACAGTAGTAAGGTGCCCTGTCCACCATTGGCCGAGCAGGTGTTTTAAACTTTCTTCCTTATAGTGAAGTGCAACTATGGGCTATCTACAGAATTTGTAATGCAAATTGCACACATTGAAGAAGTCAGTGAAGGTCTGCTCAGCTGACAAAGCATACACAACCAAATGTAACTGATGGTTGAAGTAATGTGTGGTATGTTATGGCCTAATTTCTCCTGGAGAAGCTTTTGCAGAAGCTTGTTTCTCTGACATCAAGGAGGCGCCATCATACCTTTTGTTAGTTTCTGAATGTTAGTATGACAGCATTCCCTTGGTCTGCGATGGTGATTAAAAGGTGTTCAGTGACATCACAGGGTTCATTCACAAAGCAAACAacaatcaagatgttttctgtttccattgGGGTACGTGTTCTGTCAACTTTTGTGCTGTGGATTGACTCTCCAATTTCTGACTACTTCCTCTGTCACCAAGGTACTCATCATTTCAATATTGTGGCTGGTATACCTTGCATTATGAGGTTTAGTCTGTGCTATTTTCCTCTTGATCCTTGCTTTAAAGTGTTTAAATAAGGACAAGAATAATCCACTTCCAGCCTTATCCATACTGTCAAGTGAATTATGATCTCCTCTGAGTGGTAGCTTCACCACAAGAAATTCCACAACATCAGTACTGTAACTGGTGACAGGTAGTGCCGATTACGCATTAGCTGATCTACACTGATGagtggcgtgtgtgtgtctttcttcaTCCCTCCACATTGCTTCACACATCACATGTTCTTTTGACTCAGCATGCTTATTTAGTCCCTTGCCACTTTCAATACTTCTTCTCTAatcaacactttttttctgaaaaaaggaacaaaactaTACTCTGTGCTTGAAACTATGAGGCCACCCCACCAATTGTACACTGGACATACAAAGATAAGATTTGCAACAAAAGGATTTATCCTAAGTTCTGACATTTTGCTGGGTTTAAATACATTGGATGCCATAAGATACTGCTTCACAGGGACACCACTTATCTGAAGGCAAGTGCTAAAGTTAGGAAGTCAGCTAGAAGACCTCCATGTTTACTGCTTGGAGAAGAAGCCTTTGCTCTTCTCAAACTGGGGCGGCTATGGCAGAGCGGGTCTTTCCTCTAATCGGAAGATCAGCGGTTCAATCCCAGctgcatgtcgaagtgtccttgggcaagatattGAACCCCACATTGCTCCTGGCTGTCCCTtcgatgtgtgagtgtgtgtgtgaatatttaGTTCCTTTCTGACAGGCAGTTgccaccttgcatggtagcctctgtcatcagtgtgtgaatggggtgagtGTGAcatgagtggtcagaagactagaaaggcgctatacaagtaaaGTTTACTTTCCATAGCATGTTTCCAGTTGGTAAGTCCTGTCACAGTAAAAGCTTCTGTGTAGTCTACCTCACACTCACTCAGCTACGGCCTTACATAGTTATGGGCAAAGGACCCTATTGGCTGGTTCTGGCCAATTATATTGTGCCCATTtctaaactttaaataaaaattggaTTACTATGCTGCTAACTACTATTACTAATAACAACaaattatgttaattattatttattatcaggcAGCAactggaggggaggggaggggactGGATGCAACGGGGGGGCACAGAGGTATTCCAGAGTGAGCCTGGCCCCTGAATGCCAGCCCATAGCGCTGGGTCTGCTCTCTGATTCGCAGGTGACCAGTGTCATCATGTTGTTGTGCTCATTATCAAGGCTGACACTGCAACGAACTAACAAGACAAAAAAGTTTAGATTGTCATTGGAGATGATAGGCATAAATATCACATAATGTTACATACAATACAGCATATTGACATGGTTTCTTGTCATTATAACATCACTAGTTTTTATTGATTAGCACTCATGcattttgaatcatttttgttaccttttcaTTGGAGTGTATTGTAATGTTGGTAAAGCATCACTGGACTGAATGTATACAGCAAAGGAGAGACGGGGAATATTAACATTACAATTTTACTGAATTGGATTGGTTAACCTATCTATAACTACAGGTGGGAAATCTATAAAATGACATGAGATTTACAGGGGAAGGTCAACAAAGTTGCTGATCTatacaacaataaatatataaatgcagAAATCTCCCCATTTCATCTGCTTTGGTGGAGGTACCTCCAACTGTGGAATGCAGCTATTTAATGTAGGAGAAAGGCTAAAGAACCACCCAAAGTCTCCCACTGGGATGAATGATTATTTGATATctcaataaaatacaaacactatTGTAAAATTACACCTGATTTTCAGGCTTTGAAAATGGATTGGATTATGGATCCAGGCTGCAGTATATGATGAATGGAACAAGGTCTGGAGAGGAGCTCATTCTATCTCTAAGAATGTTTCATTGAAACTAACTCTGAAAACCTTACACTGGTATCTCTGGACTCTCAGCAAATTATGGAGGGATGGCCTAACCATTATCACTTAGCACTCTTATGTGGCTAGttatttgaattcatttttcaCTCTCTCCTATCGAAACCTACAGAGTTTCTACAgataatttgaaaaaaacttgaaatatcGGCAAAAAGAGGTGGAAAAGTTTGTGCATCGAATAAAGCAAAATACAACAAAgcgcaatggaaacagacttagctaataaataataaaataaacatccaCTGAAGCTTCAACTCCACtaaagagaataaaaatagtagcagacgaaaacatcagatctgtgtggagcgatgaggaggctgtaaccttcctgaaattaatacatgaaacaaacacaaatgccatatttccatcaggttttctacattgtttttcaccTTTTGAGGCTTAGACTGGCGCTCATTTAATTACGTCATCTCATTGCGCCCTCTTCTGCTGCAATAGTTTAATGGTACCtactggagaattagcgccaccagctgtttatctcagTGAGCTCAACTTCTAAAATTTGCACAAccgtagtggatggaaacacacattcattattttcttttgacgATATTCTGTTAATTCAGTTGaaatttgtgctacatttggatggaagcCTAGctagtgagagacagagacacagaaagacgGTGACGTAGACAAACAGAGAGTGACTTCATGCTGAACCAGGAGCCTGACCTCCTCCAGCTTGAAATGCACCTCAGATCTGCACCTCAAACTACAAATCCCAGAAGTCAAGAAGAGCAGTTACCATGGTGCAGGCCTTATTCAACTGGCGGCCGCGGGCCACATCCGACCCAGCAGAAACCTCcaagtggcccagcatacataaatctgatatatgacaaattaagtaaactacatatatagtgtatggaagcagctaacgagtgagccgtctcgcttccttctcatctctgctgagagCTGCACATGCTCAGTACCGATtgggcaggatgtttacagatgtagcgacaccgccaatcatatctttcacaaatcaccattttctcatgtgagctccgaccagctgagcagcttttcaaaacatctggctgtcGACAGTCACAAGcaggaagtgctctactgaaaatatgtctctgtcaaccctgaaatgtaaatctgacaatgaaaaccgtcagtttaaccctgcctggactggtgagtacttgtttattttactgccatctTCACATGCCGGCTATTtttcattacattcatttgcatttgtttaaaatttgtcattaccaaaacttttctctctcttttctctcactctcactctgtctctatccctctctccctctcttttctctctctctgtctctatccctctctctctcttttctctctctctcttttctctctctctgtctctgtcccgctctcttctctccctctctctatccctctctctctcttttctctctctctttgtccctcttcctctctcctctctcttttctgtctgtcttttctctctctctgtgtctctctccttctctctctctgtctctctctctcttttatctctctgtctctctctctcgccctctctcttctctctctcttttctctctctctctctccctctctcttctctatctctcttttctctgtctctgtctctctccctcttttctcttgctctgtctctctcccgtTCTCTCGCTATTtttcattacattcatttgcatttgtttaaaatttgtcattacgaaaacttctctctcttttttctctctctctctgtctctgtccctctctcttctctccctctctctctctgtctctctctcttttctctctctctctgtctctatccctctctcttttctctctctctctctccctctctcttcgcTCTTTTctatctcactttctcttttctctctctctgtctctctctccctctctcttctctctctcttttctctgtccctccccCCCCGTTTGACGGCCAGTGAACTTGGTTGCGTGAGAGAGTTCACCGAGATGTCAGGGTCACAAGCAGGTCAGCCAGCGCGAGCTGGGGGAGACACAAACACGCGCTGTGGCACTTGTGCTGACTGCACGCTctctgccagtgtgtgtgtgtgtgttttattgcccTCGCAGTTAAGTATGAGTAGTGATAACAGTCTGAGTGAATTCATCATCAGTGTATCAGCTGTAAAAGTTCTCagtactctactacatttactACTGTAGTAACTCACATTGTATTACATTCTAATGTTTAaactacaaaacacatgatccgctcaaaatatgatgcattgctgtaaaCTACAGGCCTACCCAATAGTATTTGAATTATTCAGACGTCCACCAGGACAACACCAACATTGTATGCTGCTACGTGTAAACATATCAGTAGTGTGACACCATTAACCAAACttcagaatgagtacttttacttttgaaatgtaATAGTTATTCATGTATCCATatgtaaattgtaaaaaaacttTACTTGTAAAGAAGTTTTTCCATTctagtatttctacttttacttgagcaaATGAttagtattttttcattttcatttcacttcattttatttttattttatcattttaacatttatttgtcagggaCCAAATATCATTAATTTCACACAAGGAATCTTAACCTCATGTGTATTGAGCCCCAAAGCAAACAAAAGATTATCAGACAAGTCAAAAATGTCGCCGAATACAtcaatttatactttttctttaaCCCCCAAATAATAAGTTCCAAAACTAGGTTAAAACTTTATAATACAGTATTGGTATccagtatttacaaaaatacgTACAGTATAACCTATGTCTCCTTTCCCCTAAAATGCCCATTGTTACTCTCTTGTTCCCCATAGTGTTGTTTTCTACATTGAAGTACCAGTAGGAACCAATAAGTATTTGATTGGTACCTGATTctacaatgaaattaaactgTAAATCACAGGCTGTATTGTAAGGTGTTGccaaaaagggaaaatgaaaagttttttattttttcatttacctCAATTAAGTTGATAAAAGAAATTGGTTTGGTGGCAAAATATAGAatagattaaaaagaaaaattaaggaGTTGAAAACTAAGGAGTAAAAAAGCTATAAGATATAGCTATAAAAGTGTAGCCTCGATATTCCACTGGTTGTTGGTCAGTGTTACCATGAAGCCACCAAAGAAAGTGAAGAAAGTTTGTATGTTTATCAGGCACCCGTACCTGATAAAATAGATATCAGCCCATGACTGCAACGGGTTCTTTCCTGAACTGAATGAGGACCCTAATAAGCAAGTTGGTGAGATCTGGACCCAAAATGTTCAGCATGAAGGGATTTAGCTCTTTGGTATCCCTGACCAGGGGGTAGATGCTGACAACTCTTCACCAGATCTCTTGGCTGACCCCTGGTGTACTGTTCCAAAAAGTTCAAGCAGTCACTCAAGGTGTTGGTTTTTCCTTCTACACAATTTTCAAAAGCTCTAATAAAGGATTGAAACTGAAGAGGGTCACcatcaaacacagaaatatttcTTATTGGCAGAGCACATGCTACATTTTGCTGAACTAACAATGCAGTGATGTCATTCTGTCCTGATGATGTTCATGATGTTCACAGTATCATTCTGGGTGTTGTCGTTGCATTCTAGATTCAGATAGGATTCAAGTCCTGTGTGTTGAGCATCATGAACCAATTGTGTCATTTGTGCTTGGTGGCGTATTGCTGGTCTACGTCAGCTTGTGTTACTGCTGTTTGTTTAGGCCTGACAGTCACTGTCCCATGGCTCAGGGTGAGATTCACtccaaatattatttttatctcCTTTTTTCTGGGGCAAAATGATCAGCATAAGGATTCAGTCATTCATACACACCCAAGGGAGTGCATGAATCAGGTGGGATCAAactgccgaccttccgattggtggacgacccgctctaccactaagccacagtcgcccacaGTGGGGGTTCAATATCATTGTCATTTGAGTGCACATATGGGTGACCAGGATCAGATAACCAACCCTTTACATCGTCAGTGAAATCACAAAACATGgtcatttttgcatgaaaatattgattttgcCTTTCAACTTCACCCCCAAGTTCAGATTTAAGAAAGATTCATGCTTTTTGCACTTTCTTGGCACGTTTTTGCATAAAATTCCAAGCCTTTTGCAGTAAAATTGACGCTCTGTTTTAGAGAGGACACGGACGGAGCGTCCTAAGAAATGAATCTTATGCAGAGAAAATAAGTCCATTGTCCAGGCAAGCGTAACATTTCGTGCGCTTTATTTGACCATTtagcaagcaaacaaacaaacaaagagcaaTGATGTTTACAGTCTCTCGCCCTGGTAAAAAACCATGAACCCTTACCGTGCTACCTGTCCTACACCTGCCCACCACTATATGTAGATTCACGCCAGTGTGTCCTAGCTGCCCAGTAccttcaaaacaaaagcattaaCAAGTGCTCACATTAACTAGAATAATGATACTACTGTAAATTAATTCAGCCGTattattcaaacaaaacagcaacaaaataaatagcTCAAATACTCTGTATTATTTATTGGTGTATTCAGTTGTACACTTGACTTGTCTGATAACCTTTTATTGTCTTTCCCTCATTTTTTATATCTGATAGTTCACATAGTGTTTTCAGAGTGGCACATATCCAATATCACTTTGAACAGACCCCAGTCCTGACATGGCCCGCATGatgcaaatgaacaaaaaaaaaatatgccaCACCTGGGCAATCGGTCATGGAAGTTTGTCCTGATGGTGATGCGAGAGGAAATGTCATTGTCATTCAAATCAAaggggttcatcctctggggagtgTGAACCTGCTCATTTCATTGTAATATTCCAATTAGACTGTGATACTTCCAATCTGTAGGTGAAGCTTTTGACCTGACAATGGGGCAGGATACCTATATTTGGACCAGTGTCGTATGGACTTATAACCagagtaaaaacacaacagggaCACTTTCAGCTGCAATTAAAGTGTTCCTTTACAGTCACATCTATGCATACAGTATCAACTGTATACTGTACGTGACAGCAGTGAAGGTGTAGATTTCTGGTTAGTCTTGAGGTGGAGTCCAGCAGGTGATCAGCAGGTTTACAGTGAGTTTGTGGAGCAGCATGGTGTGGTGTAGACCTAGGAATCATTCTCTACACTTGAACTTCCCTTCACCCACctacccccctcctcctccctacCTTGTCACACCCGAACAGCAGAATCctgtttcacacattcacattgtGATGAGAAAAACTCACCAGCTACAGCATGACCAGCTGGAAACCCATTCACCCTGAAGATGCATCACCTGTCATCTGTCTGAACACAGAGAGTAAACAAGGATGTGTGCATTAGAAATGTGGCTGATGTTGTGTCCAGATTTCAGTGGCCTATATACTGTAAAGCAAATACATTAATGTCATGAAAATGGTCATCTTTTATCATTAGACCTTTACTGTTATTGTCATGTTCAGAGTTGTCATAGCTCTACTTTGCCCATAAACCTCCCTTCAATCAGATGAAATTAACTGTATTAATGCCAAATGCTTCTGGACAGAATGCCACATTTTCTGAGATGTATTCCTGCCAGGAAAAATCTAGTGTTTTGATAAATGATCAGTTGAAGTGTGTGAATACAAGGACACTTTACATAGTGATCACTTTTAAGTATAAAGCAGAATGAGTTTTCCAACTTACACTGTTATCACATTAAGTACCCGACTGGAATGGAAGCCAGAGGTTAAAGAGGAATGACTTGTAAAGCCAgggttttagaaatactgagatCATGAGACAAATCCCCAACGCCCTCCACGCCCCTTCACTAGTGCAGACACCCAAAAGAAAGTCTTGATTTAGTTAGCTGTTCAATAATATTATCTGCAAGTTGTACGTTAGTTGTTCTATTAaggaaaacttttaaaattgGAATTCCTAAAAAAACTGCTCACCTAAACTCTGTCTCAAACCGTACTGTTTTCCCTATGATTAGTACTAGATTACATAAACTTTCTACGAAATTATCAGACCctcaaaataaagtgttactgttTTATTTGCCAAATACAGGTCTACATACTGAGTTCTGGAGCTCCAGGTTCATTGTTTGTCAACTGGTTTGTGCTAGATTAATTTAAACATTGCTTGGTAATGTGTAGGCTACCACTAAAACACACGATGGATGCAGGACCAGGTAATATTCTAAGAGAGAAGACATGTCCCCAGTGTCCTCGGTGGTGGCTACAGCTCTGCTTGTAACCAGCAGAAAGTCAAAGGAAAAGTCATGGAATTTTACATCCAAGCCATGATGGATGTAGACTTTTGTGACTATAATAGTTGCCCCGAACCTCAGGGCTCCCTCTTTTAAAATCGCACACAGTCAGGCAGAACAGACAGATCCATCCATGGTAGTGTGTCGGTGTAAAAGCAGCAGCCAAGCTGTCTCActctgactgacacacacaaacgcacgaacacacgaacacacacatcCTGACGTTATGGCAGGTCGTAAAAACAAGAGTCCAAATACAGAGTGAGGATGTGGTGGCGCGCTCATCAGATGGGCGCCTGCTCGGTGTTTACTTTTCATGTGGCGTAGCCCGGGGATAACCTTGCgtgatgcgtgtgtgtgtacgtgcgcGCGCGCGCCCGTCCCTCCGCTTGTCTCTGCTGACCCAAGTTTGAACCCGCTGACAGAGATATCAtttttataacacacacacacacggggggGGTAAAGTCTTCTTTTAGATTAGGACGCGGTTCAATCTGTAAAGTGACTGACAGAACCTGAGTCAAGCAGAGGGCAGCGCTTCTTTCCAGCGAGGTGTTAATCATCATTTCATCTCTCATAGTCGCTTCCCTGCCGCGTTGTTCCACTGGTAGGTCAGAGGGAAGGATCAGGCGGGTCGTTTGAATAATTACAGCTACATGGTGAAAGTAAGGTGCATCCAAATCCAATTATAAAAAGTGCGATTGCAGGCACAGCCTGTAAAAAGAactcaaatcaaataaaaagtagGGCTCACTTTGAATGGACCAGCGAGACCCACGGGGAGAGGGATTAAGACATTCTTCAACCCGGAGcctcttttccattttctgaaGCAGTTGAAATGTGCTGCTTAAAAGCTTTTTGCTCTTGAATGCAGGCCGCCCTGCAGGCATGATTAGCTACTGATCCTACAAGCGGGGCTTAAACCAAGGCAATGAGTGTGTAAACTAGCTGCCTTGCCAACAAAGGCGTCTTGGGACGCGCTTCCATTGTCTCGGAAGGGCTCATCAccttttttcagtgaaatccGCCGCGGATTGTCTGCGTGCAACAGGAGGTAGGGATTAAAGATGCGGCCCCTGGAACAAATGGTGAGGCAAGTCAGCCAGTACAGGCCGGGGCGGGGCCGAACGACACCCACAATTAAAGATGAACTTTGAGTGAACTAATTTATCTGAGGGAGGAGAAGGTAGCAGGCTGCCCGCAGTCCCGGCAGCCTATAAAAGCGCTGGATGAGCAGCCCGGAGTCTCCACAGCTGACAGAGCTTCACCTGAACGGCGTCACTTCTCCAACAGCACTGAGCCGCTACAACATGGCTCTGAGCACACTGCTGGCCACCTTTCTGTGCACCATCGTGCTTCCCATCTTGTTGTTTCTGGTTGCGCTGAAGCTGTGGGAGGTCTACATGATCCGAGGCAGAGACCCGAGTTGCCCCAGCCCGCTGCCCCCCGGATCCATGGGCTTACCTTTCATTGGAGAGACGCTGCAGCTCATCCTCCAGGTAACACATCAAACGACACAGCTGCTGACTTCTGTTATCACGCGGAAACACTCTATGATGCCTAATGTCCACACGTGGATGAGGATGCTCCAGACATTATGAGGAAATGGGATTTTAACTTTTCTGGCTTTTATCTGTTCTCATCTTGTTGCACAGCTTTCTTTGTGCGCGTCCCTGAGGCGCTCATGGCACCTACAGGGTTAgataaatatgaatatacaaTTTTAATTAAGTCTACCATTATGCTATGAGGCggttcaattcagtttttaagACTTACAGATTATGTGACTTTATCATCGTAGTAGTACTGATTCATTTTAAACTAAAGCCTATATATTGATTTGTCagtttttgctgtgtgtgtacattttgatCCTGTCCTGTGTGTCGgctgtatcagtgtgtgtttactcaTCATCTGGCATTGGTTTGGATGCGTGTCCATGTTTGCAGAGGAGAAAGTTTCTGCGGATGAAGCGGCAGAAGTACGGTTACATCTACCGCACACACCTCTTCGGGAACCCCACGGTGCGCGTGACCGGAGCGGATAACGTCAGGCAGATTCTGCTGGGGGAGCACAGGCTCGTGTCCGTGCAGTGGCCCGCTTCTGTGCGCACCATCCTGGGCTCGGACACACTGTCTAACGTGCACGGAACCCAACACAAGACCAAGAAAAAGGTAAGTTAGGATTTACTTTCAAACCCTCCGTACTTTACTTTCAGTGGGATGTGAAACTTAAGGATCATAGTGGATATAATCTACTTTTGAGTTATCATTTGCTCAGTAGCTACACTTCAAAAATATCAGTAACTTTTCTCCATTATTGACACATTGTCCTTTCCAAATAGATAGACCTGATTGCatatttatcagaaaaattaggAGCAAATATCCTGTACTATCCTCTACTTGAAATAAGTAGTAATTTGCACTTGAAAGGGGTTGAAACATTCTTAATGCACTGGCAGATTGTTTAACTTGCTTAAATATACTTTAAGAGCTGAATTACAGACAAATTACTTGATAAGACACTAAGACAACATAATAAGATCTACTCTGTCCCCATATCTGCTAATTGACCACATTGGCCAAAAAATAACTTGTCAGTCATTTCTCAGAAATTTAGTTTGGGTGGTAAATAATATTAGATGCATGGACTTTGATAAATCtaactcctccccctccctaCTCTCCAGGCCATCATGCGGGCCTTCTCCAGGGAGGCTCTGGAGCTCTACATCCCCATCATCCAGGAGGAGGTGCGGGCTGCAGTGAAGGAGTGGCTGGCCAAGGACTCCTGTGTGCTGGTTTACCCAGAGATGAAGCGGCTGATGTTCCGCATAGCCATGAGGATCCTGCTGGGCTTTGAGCCGGAGCAGATCAAGACCGACGAGCAGCAGCTGGTAGAAGCTTTTGAGGAAATGATCAAGAATCTGTTCTCTCTGCCCATTGATGTGCCATTCAGCGGCCTGTACAGGGTAAGAGAGAAACACATAatcatttttgtatgtatgtatttatcaTTTAGCCATGCTCCCTTTTTAAGCTTTAAACATGTGGCtcaaatttcaaaatgaacCATGAGGAGACATCCTTAGATGAACGACTATTAGGTATCGTTATAAATAGTTCACTGAACTAAGGACCAAATCAGTGATTGTGCATGTTACATCTTACCATATTGAATCTAGATTTTCATACTgtaatgaaatgaatggaagCCAATGGCTACGTGTAATATAAATGGATTGTATTAAATGAGCTTAAATGTTCAAAAActctggtatggtcctttaattCAGAACAAGCACATTACATGAGGCAAGCAGCAAAGTGAAATGGTTGATGAAttaatgtgtctctgtgtacatatacag is a window of Siniperca chuatsi isolate FFG_IHB_CAS linkage group LG20, ASM2008510v1, whole genome shotgun sequence DNA encoding:
- the LOC122867501 gene encoding cytochrome P450 26A1; this encodes MSSPESPQLTELHLNGVTSPTALSRYNMALSTLLATFLCTIVLPILLFLVALKLWEVYMIRGRDPSCPSPLPPGSMGLPFIGETLQLILQRRKFLRMKRQKYGYIYRTHLFGNPTVRVTGADNVRQILLGEHRLVSVQWPASVRTILGSDTLSNVHGTQHKTKKKAIMRAFSREALELYIPIIQEEVRAAVKEWLAKDSCVLVYPEMKRLMFRIAMRILLGFEPEQIKTDEQQLVEAFEEMIKNLFSLPIDVPFSGLYRGLKARNFIHSKIEENIKKKVQESDKESKHRDALQQLIDSSKKNGEPFSMQAIKESATELLFGGHETTASTATSLVMFLGLNLEVVDRLRQELMDKEEQGMDLQSLKIESLEQLKYTGCVIKETLRINPPVPGGFRVALKTFELSGYQIPKGWNVIYSICDTHDVAEIFPNKEDFQPNRFMTKPSADSSRFQYIPFGGGSRMCVGKEFAKVLLKIFLVEVVTKCHWTLLNGPPTMKTGPTVYPVDNLPTKFTSYVQN